TTTTATACAATACGAGTATGTGATGGTTACACTTACACCCTATTATTAAGTGAGTCATATAGTAGGGCGCAGACGACgcaagcggcgcgcggcgcgtcTAGCGGCAAATCATGGTCTTTCATACATTTGGCCGAGTAGGGTTCATTACCTATGAGTagaaatttcaataattatatttgaCGATTCTACGATCTTACTTTGTATATTATCAGAATTTCTACTCATATTTCACAAAATGGTACGTATGTAGGTATCTGACCTGCTCATAAcataaactataatataaagGAGTCGATCTTTGATTTGACTTTACTTTcatcaatattttgaattattctGATGGTAAGCTTATACAACATTATATATAAATGCAAGGCAACCTTTAGCTGCATTTGCAAGAAAAACATTAGTAAACTAATGGTTTTCATGAGTTGACTAGAACGGAAGTAAATTAAAGAGAGAAATATACAAAATGAAACTAAaagttattaagtaagtatattaattataagtgGACCTAAAATATTTCCATCAAATATCATGGACATGGAGTTTGGTGACAGGTTCTCGTAGATCCGACCACTAGCATGACTTACGTTGTAGCGCGCGACTCCTTATGTCAAGCACGGCTTCAAATATGGAGTCGCGCGTGACTACACAAGTCATGCAAGGGGGTGTGAACCatgtacgggaggagcgagtcccacatactaCCCCCCAATGGGGTGAGATGTGCAAAttcatttacccctgcgtcaaaaaaaaaggggtggggggggggtgtTTGAACCCGAACCCGGGGGTTGAAGTTGTCTGTGGAATGAGTTCTTTTCCGCAGCAGTCTCGAGTTATGGTGAATTCTCCAAAATGAATTCACCGTAACTCGAGAAAACGATTTCTTCACAAGATGAAGAATATACGCTTGTTTGTCACAGACGTGGTAGGATAGAAACATGAGCAAGTTGAAGTGAAATATACATTACTGATATATAAATGTTCTTTGCAGACGACGGCTCTACAATCCGAGAGTTGAAAAATGAAGGCATTTGCAATTTTTGTGACAGCTTTTTTGACTGATTTCAGAAAATATAAGACATGTGTACCTACCAGTTGATATTATATTTTAGCATAAATTTAGGTTATTTTAAAAGAGCAGTTCCCATGTTAGTGACACCAATTAAAGGTACACTGAAAACCAGTCAAAAGAAACAAACTTCACGAACTAGCCAAACTGATATAGATTCCCTCTTAAATCAGTTCGACTAGCTTAATACCTCTCGGACTGCAGAACGGGCTGATCTCACACATTAGTTATAGTCAATCTTCTTGGACTCCTGGGCTTATTCAGATTACCCCCAGACCCTCGAATGTGTACTTGGACGGACCCCGGCATGTCGACTGAGGAATGCAGGCTTGCTGCCCTAGATGCCCGTGGGGAAGGTACGCAGATCCGAAGGTCTATGGCGCTGTGCAGGCTGGTGGCGCGTGAAGAGCGGGGGGTGGCGTGCGGGGGGtcggagggaggtacgaggacgGGGAGGTCGGCGACGGAGCGTGAGCGCCGCGGAGGGCTTTCGGGGATCAGCGCCATGCCGCCCATGCTGCCGACGAAGACGGAGTTCTGGAAAAAAGTGTAAGTTCAGCCAAAGATACAAAAAGTACTAGTAACATACCTTTATAATTGTAGTCACATGTATACGACCAAACGGCATGAATTGAGCCAGGGGTACAGCGAAGCGGGGCATGTAGCGTTTATGTTCAACAAAATATAATCTAATATGACTGCCTAAATGCCTGTGCCTTGAACAGTGCACTGGTTGCTCTTTTGAATGCGCCGCTGGACGGTCGCCACTGAGGTAGCACACTACATAGGTACGTCACCCTACCAACTGCGTTAGACAACATGTTAACCTGACCTGCAGTAactatgttttaaaatatttataccaaTCACTTTGAAACCTCTTCGTTATTTGTAATTTACGACTTTTACGAGCGCCATTTACATTTTTCATCAAAGTACATTAAAACTGATGAAAGTTGTTCCCCGATAGAAAGCTttcaaaattacatttattaattgTTTGTGAACTTTCTGAATCTTCCAAACCTTTTCCTAAAAAAATGTTCGTCCTATTTTTCTTCGAGACCTCTGTGAAATAAGTTGTAGATTACTTTTCAATTGATTTGCTTCTTGCTTTTATGTGAATGTTTTGCGTGCTATTTGCgtgttttgtgttttgtttgcatgtgtttttttcaaAAGCACTAATATAATGCAAGCTACAATGTAACTGGATTTTAATGGCTTCACGAAATA
The window above is part of the Cydia strobilella chromosome 12, ilCydStro3.1, whole genome shotgun sequence genome. Proteins encoded here:
- the LOC134745757 gene encoding uncharacterized protein LOC134745757 isoform X4 — protein: MSNSSETSNGSGVVVRAEEALIVAFVLLLWVAAIALFFNRWGKIRMLEPYQPKFQQQHRQSCALAESSVAVAPHHRASLSRGCVSYDCGVGFPAYQPCGYLPHRLRQNSVFVGSMGGMALIPESPPRRSRSVADLPVLVPPSDPPHATPRSSRATSLHSAIDLRICVPSPRASRAASLHSSVDMPGSVQVHIRGSGGNLNKPRSPRRLTITNV
- the LOC134745757 gene encoding uncharacterized protein LOC134745757 isoform X3, coding for MSNSSQTINGSGVVVRAEEALIVAFVLLLWVAAIALFFNRWGKIRMLEPYQPKFQQQHRQSCALAESSVAVAPHHRASLSRGCVSYDCGVGFPAYQPCGYLPHRLRQNSVFVGSMGGMALIPESPPRRSRSVADLPVLVPPSDPPHATPRSSRATSLHSAIDLRICVPSPRASRAASLHSSVDMPGSVQVHIRGSGGNLNKPRSPRRLTITNV